A segment of the Campylobacter concisus genome:
TTATTGATCCGCCTGCACTCTTGCTATTTAATGGTGGCGATGAACTAAAATTTCTTAGAACTATCGGTTTTATAGATGCTAAAAATTTTCTAGCAAAGCTTGAGAAGATTAAATAATCTTGTCCTTGCTGTTACAAAGATCATTTAAGATACACTCATGGCAAAGCGGTTTTTTGGCTTTACAGGTGTAACGTCCAAAGAGCACCATGGCTTGATGAAGCTTACCAAGATCTGTTTTAAAGGCGTGGCTAAGATCAGCTTCAGTAGCTTCTGGTGTTTTTGCATGGCTAAGATCAAGTCTGTGCGCCACTCTAAAAACATGCGTATCAACAGCCATAACATTTGCATTTGTAGCTTCTAAAAGTACGACATGAGCGGTCTTTTGTCCAACTCCAGCAAGCGCTTTTAGCTTCTCTTCATCAAGCGGAATTTCTCCATTATAGAGCTCAACCACGCTGTTTGCCATTTTGATTAAATTTACCGCTTTGTTATTAAAAAAGCTGCACGAGTTTATCATGAGTTTTAGACTGGCTAAATTTGCGCTAGCTAGCTCAAAAACATCTTTATATGCCTCAAATAGGGCAGGTGTGATCAAATTTACCCTTTTGTCTGTGCACTGAGCTGAGAGCATGACGCAGACAAGAAGTTCAT
Coding sequences within it:
- the nth gene encoding endonuclease III, coding for MRTKKDILEIKRRLLDEFKDAKSELKFRNLYELLVCVMLSAQCTDKRVNLITPALFEAYKDVFELASANLASLKLMINSCSFFNNKAVNLIKMANSVVELYNGEIPLDEEKLKALAGVGQKTAHVVLLEATNANVMAVDTHVFRVAHRLDLSHAKTPEATEADLSHAFKTDLGKLHQAMVLFGRYTCKAKKPLCHECILNDLCNSKDKII